Proteins encoded together in one Lysinibacillus sp. FSL K6-0232 window:
- a CDS encoding PH domain-containing protein → MGLFDRLIGNASEVNLEKLQGEVGELLITNETIQNAYKIIRDIFIFTNKRLILIDKQGVTGKKIEYHSIPYKNILHFSVETAGTFDVDAELKIWISGSPQPLQRSFNKSTNIYKVQSVLAEYVLG, encoded by the coding sequence ATGGGGTTATTTGATAGATTAATCGGCAATGCCAGTGAGGTAAACCTGGAGAAATTACAGGGAGAGGTGGGGGAGCTATTAATCACCAACGAAACAATTCAAAATGCCTATAAAATTATTCGAGATATTTTTATTTTTACAAATAAGCGCTTGATTTTAATTGATAAGCAGGGCGTAACAGGCAAAAAAATTGAATACCATTCGATTCCCTATAAAAACATTCTGCATTTTTCTGTGGAAACAGCAGGCACATTCGATGTAGATGCAGAGCTAAAAATTTGGATTTCAGGCAGCCCACAGCCGCTACAGCGTAGCTTTAATAAGTCCACAAATATTTACAAAGTCCAAAGCGTTTTAGCAGAGTATGTGCTAGGATAG